In a single window of the Pedococcus dokdonensis genome:
- a CDS encoding DUF6226 family protein: MDRTAVMAAVERAFEETSHGLAPWPDPRPDGRAPLEEEYSRLLDPAKYRLLGARFEAWARVLESEGWCRREPDADVEWVDLPGVAVTRTERLAPTRSGALDLAVVHSRIDTCDEAGLVLGVGTPAIHVGDFPGCGCDACDAGSEPLLEDLDETLWGLVSGAFVDVSDGERWARSFGDRGAASGLTAGDYEAWLADPGDRLVTRGAAWDAG, translated from the coding sequence ATGGACCGGACCGCCGTGATGGCAGCCGTGGAGCGCGCCTTCGAGGAGACCTCGCACGGCCTGGCGCCGTGGCCGGACCCGCGCCCCGACGGCCGCGCTCCCCTCGAGGAGGAGTACTCGCGCCTGCTCGACCCGGCGAAGTACCGGCTCCTCGGCGCCAGGTTCGAGGCGTGGGCCCGGGTGCTCGAGTCGGAGGGCTGGTGCCGTCGCGAGCCGGATGCCGACGTCGAGTGGGTGGACCTCCCGGGCGTGGCCGTCACCCGCACCGAACGGCTGGCGCCCACCCGCTCGGGTGCCCTGGACCTCGCAGTCGTCCACAGCCGGATCGACACGTGCGACGAGGCCGGTCTCGTCCTCGGGGTCGGGACGCCGGCCATCCACGTGGGTGACTTCCCGGGCTGCGGCTGCGACGCCTGCGACGCCGGGTCCGAGCCGCTGCTCGAGGATCTCGACGAGACGCTGTGGGGGCTGGTGAGCGGCGCCTTCGTCGATGTGAGCGACGGCGAGCGCTGGGCGCGGTCGTTCGGCGATCGTGGCGCCGCCTCCGGCCTCACGGCAGGCGACTACGAGGCGTGGTTGGCCGACCCCGGGGACCGGCTGGTCACTCGCGGCGCGGCATGGGACGCCGGCTGA
- a CDS encoding phage tail protein, whose protein sequence is MAAHDPFEVSNFLVDYGGASGASTFSHVDLPVAVLDEIAYRSGNDRANEPRKQPGLASYSHLVLTRGLTSDLDLWTWWESTRNGDASDRDVQVRLLDSTGQLVMVWMFRNAFPAVYRVSPLDAASSDVVLETLELAFDTMDIEAP, encoded by the coding sequence ATGGCTGCCCACGATCCGTTCGAGGTGTCGAACTTCCTCGTCGACTACGGCGGGGCCAGCGGCGCCTCGACGTTCTCGCACGTCGACCTGCCGGTGGCGGTCCTCGACGAGATCGCCTACCGGTCGGGCAACGACCGCGCCAACGAGCCGCGCAAGCAGCCCGGGCTGGCGAGCTACTCGCACCTCGTGCTGACCCGCGGCCTCACCTCCGACCTCGACCTGTGGACCTGGTGGGAGTCGACCCGCAACGGCGACGCGTCCGACCGCGACGTGCAGGTCCGGCTGCTCGACAGCACCGGTCAGCTGGTCATGGTCTGGATGTTCCGCAATGCCTTCCCGGCCGTCTACCGGGTCAGCCCGCTCGACGCCGCCTCCAGCGACGTCGTGCTCGAGACGCTCGAGCTCGCCTTCGACACGATGGACATCGAGGCCCCGTAG
- a CDS encoding P1 family peptidase gives MRPGPSNTLTDVPGLRVGHASRREDGWLTGCTIVVAPDAGAVAGVDVRGGAPGTRETDLLDPRNLVDRVNAVVLTGGSAFGLAAADGVARELYAAGLGWPMGEPGQVVPIVPAAVLFDLGRGGGDFANAPTAQDGADAFAAASTDAAPQGCVGAGTGARAGGLKGAVGSASAVLDDGTTVAALVALNSFGAPYDERTGELLAARLGLGDEFAHVGSPSAAELGAARARAVAAYEGQPVRPGMATTIGVIATDATLTKAQCQKVSGLAHDGLARAVHPVHTLLDGDTLFTLATGARPAPELPDLHALMVAAGDCVTRAVGHAVLAAESVANGAVDLRSWRDAFPSAVRMA, from the coding sequence ATGCGCCCGGGTCCCTCGAACACCCTCACCGACGTGCCCGGCCTCCGGGTCGGCCACGCCAGCCGCCGGGAGGACGGCTGGCTGACCGGCTGCACCATCGTCGTCGCGCCCGACGCCGGCGCGGTGGCCGGCGTCGACGTCAGGGGCGGGGCGCCGGGCACCCGGGAGACCGACCTCCTGGACCCCCGCAACCTGGTCGACCGGGTCAACGCGGTGGTGCTCACCGGGGGCAGCGCGTTCGGGCTCGCCGCCGCTGACGGAGTCGCAAGGGAGCTGTATGCCGCCGGGCTGGGTTGGCCGATGGGCGAGCCGGGCCAGGTGGTGCCGATCGTGCCGGCGGCCGTGCTGTTCGACCTCGGCCGCGGCGGTGGCGACTTCGCGAACGCCCCGACCGCGCAGGACGGTGCCGACGCGTTCGCCGCGGCCTCGACCGACGCCGCGCCACAGGGGTGCGTCGGCGCCGGCACCGGCGCCCGTGCGGGAGGGCTCAAGGGCGCCGTCGGCTCGGCGAGCGCGGTGCTCGACGACGGCACCACGGTCGCGGCCCTGGTCGCCCTCAACTCTTTCGGGGCCCCCTACGACGAGCGCACCGGCGAGCTGCTGGCCGCCCGCCTCGGCCTCGGCGACGAGTTCGCCCACGTGGGCTCGCCCAGCGCCGCGGAGCTGGGCGCCGCCCGCGCGCGTGCCGTCGCGGCCTACGAGGGGCAGCCGGTGCGACCCGGGATGGCCACGACGATCGGGGTCATCGCGACCGACGCGACGCTGACCAAGGCGCAGTGCCAGAAGGTCAGCGGGCTGGCCCATGACGGCCTGGCGCGCGCCGTGCACCCGGTGCACACGTTGCTCGACGGCGACACGTTGTTCACGCTGGCGACGGGCGCGCGGCCCGCGCCCGAGCTGCCCGACCTGCACGCGCTGATGGTCGCCGCCGGCGACTGCGTGACGCGTGCGGTCGGCCACGCCGTGCTGGCCGCCGAGTCCGTCGCCAACGGCGCCGTCGACCTGCGCTCCTGGCGCGACGCCTTCCCGTCGGCTGTCAGGATGGCCTGA
- a CDS encoding VOC family protein, which translates to MGAAFRIGSIVVNVRDVPRAMAFWAAALDYEPREEPEPDWVVLRPRDGVGPNLSLNLGDTGPRPVPHIHLDLYAHDQAAEIERLVGLGASRVTNWHYPEGERDFEVLEDPDGNRFCVIDAKPE; encoded by the coding sequence ATGGGTGCTGCCTTCAGGATCGGTTCGATCGTCGTCAACGTCCGCGACGTCCCCCGGGCGATGGCCTTCTGGGCGGCCGCGCTCGACTACGAGCCGCGTGAGGAGCCCGAACCCGACTGGGTGGTCCTGCGCCCCCGTGACGGCGTCGGTCCGAACCTCTCGCTCAACCTTGGCGACACCGGCCCGCGCCCGGTGCCCCACATCCACCTCGACCTCTATGCACACGACCAGGCGGCCGAGATCGAGCGGCTCGTCGGCCTCGGTGCGAGTCGGGTCACCAACTGGCACTACCCCGAGGGGGAGCGGGACTTCGAGGTCCTCGAGGACCCCGACGGCAACCGGTTCTGCGTCATCGACGCGAAGCCCGAGTGA
- a CDS encoding GNAT family N-acetyltransferase, which translates to MGEVRTRLAGPDDALVVAALVIQCARHREGAAEPGFLDRHARAWLATATTHPVWIAEAGDEHAGFLQATVVEPLPWPGRPPGSGAELAVDTFFVRPEHRGIGVGEVLLRAAASWARDSGLQSVRIQAGVHTTAMVERVGFVPDARAHRMEL; encoded by the coding sequence GTGGGAGAGGTGCGCACCCGGTTGGCCGGTCCCGACGACGCACTGGTCGTCGCGGCGCTGGTGATCCAGTGCGCCCGCCATCGCGAGGGCGCGGCGGAGCCCGGCTTCCTCGACCGCCACGCGCGGGCCTGGCTGGCGACCGCCACGACGCATCCCGTGTGGATCGCCGAGGCGGGTGACGAGCACGCCGGGTTCCTCCAGGCCACCGTCGTGGAGCCGCTGCCGTGGCCGGGCCGACCACCCGGGTCCGGTGCCGAGCTCGCGGTCGACACCTTCTTCGTGCGCCCCGAGCATCGCGGGATCGGCGTGGGCGAGGTGCTGCTCAGGGCCGCCGCGAGCTGGGCGCGCGACTCGGGCCTGCAGTCGGTCCGCATCCAGGCCGGTGTCCACACCACCGCGATGGTGGAGCGCGTGGGTTTCGTGCCGGACGCCCGCGCCCACCGGATGGAGCTGTGA
- a CDS encoding DUF3263 domain-containing protein: MNAAHEQGQVSVTTELSDRDREIIAFERQWWKYAGAKEQAIRELFDMSATRYYQVLNALIDSQAALEADPMLIKRLRRLRSSRQRARSARRLGIQL; encoded by the coding sequence TTGAACGCCGCACACGAGCAGGGTCAGGTCAGCGTCACCACCGAGCTGAGCGACCGTGACCGCGAGATCATCGCCTTCGAGCGCCAGTGGTGGAAGTACGCCGGGGCCAAGGAGCAGGCGATCCGCGAGCTGTTCGACATGAGCGCCACGCGCTACTACCAGGTGCTCAACGCCCTGATCGACTCCCAGGCCGCGCTCGAGGCCGACCCGATGCTGATCAAGCGGCTGCGCCGGCTGCGCTCCTCGCGCCAGCGCGCCCGCAGCGCACGACGGTTGGGCATCCAGCTCTGA